DNA from Candidatus Cloacimonas acidaminovorans str. Evry:
AGTGAATTTCTGCCGCGCCAGCATCTTTAATTAATCTCACGATTTTACGAATAGTAGTTCCGCGCACAATGCTGTCATCAATCAGCACAATTCTTTTTCCGTTAAAGAAATTGGGGAGGACATTAAATTTTTGGCGCACGCTTTCATCGCGGACTGCCTGTTCCGGTTTGATAAAAGTTCTGCCAATATAGTGATTACGAATTAAGCCCAAAGAAAGAGGGATGCCGTTTTGATTGGCATAGCCCAAACCGATGAAATTTGATGAATCGGGAACGGGAACTACCAAATCAGGATTTAGTCCTTCATCTTGAAGAGCAAGAGCAGCCCCGATTTTTTCGCGCACAGCATATACATTTTCCCCGAAGTGAAAACTATCGGGACGGGAAAAATATATCTGTTCAAAGATGCAGTGTTTTTCACAATTGCCTTCCCGATAGAGATTGGGGTCATTATCTAACACCTCTATTTTGCTATCACTTACCTTAATAATTCCAGCAGGAGGAACTTCTTTTCTATCTTGCACTCCCAAAGTGTCCAAAGCACAGCTTTCTGAGGCAACTATTACAGTTCCTTCAGGTGTTTTACCCCAAATCATAGGTCGGATGCTATAGGGATCACGAAACATATAAAGTTCTGTAGGAGTGCATAATACACTGGAATAGGCACCTTTAATATCCCTCATCAAATTTCGGATAGCATCTCCAATATTTTCTTTGTAGTGTAAAATACGGTAGGCAATATATTTAACAAGCAATTCGGCATCGTTGTCGCTTTTAAAATAGACCTTCTCATTTTCCAGCATCTTTCGCACTTGAGCATAGTTTACAATATCTCCATTAGAAGCAAGAGCATAACAAGGTCCTGAAAGGGTTTCCACTAAATGGGGTTGGGTATTAAATTCTGTAGCGCTGCCTTTTGTAGGATAACGCACATGACCAATAGCTATTTTTCCGGGTAAGGCATTAAGCTGTTCTTCGTGAAAAACTTCTTTTACCAGCCCCATTTTTTTGTGCAAACGAATTAGCAAACCATCACTAACTGCCATTCCACAACTTTCCTGTCCTCTATGTTGTTCCGCAAAAAGTCCTACAGCAGCGAGTCGTCCCGCGTTATCGTTTCCGAAAACGCCAATTATTCCACACATTTTTTTGTTCTAATTTCCTTTTTTCGTAAATTTCAGTTTGGGTTCTGTTTTGTTCAGCAGGCGTTCCAGGTTGCTTTTATGTTTGCTGATAATCATCAAAACCACTATCGCTACCAAAATCACAGTAGCATAATCCGGTTTTGCCTCTTTCAGTAATAAAGCAAAACAGTGCCACTGAAAGACGAAAGCAGCGCAAATAGAAGCCAGAGATACATAACGGAAAACAGCTACAACTATTATAAAGGTAATCAATGCTATAAGCAAGCTTAAAGGGGTTAATGCTAAAAAAGCTCCACTTGCAGTAGCTACACCTTTACCGCCTTTAAAACCTAAATATAGCGGAAATATATGACCCAAAATAACTAAAAGAGCAGTTAAGGCAATAAAAGGACTGCCCTTTTCCAGAAACGATGTAGCTAACATAACAGGAATAAACCCCTTTGCCATATCTAACAGCAGAACAATAAGTCCCGTAGAAGTTCCAAAAGCTCTTAAAGCATTAGTAGCACCAATATTGCCACTGCCTTCTTTGCGGATATCCTTATGATAAAAGACCTTACCTACAATTAAACCAATAGGAATACTTCCTAAAAGATAGGCAAAAAGTAAAATAATATAGGGAAGAAAATTATTGAAGCTCAAGTTTATCCTCACCTTTTTTGCGTCCCTTAAAAATGAGTTTGATACTAACTCCTTCAAATTTGAACATTTCCCGCAATTGATTATGCAGATAACGGCGATAATTTTCCGTTATCAGAGAAGGAGTATTACAAAAGAAGATAAAAGTAGGCGGTTTAACCGCTGCTTGTGTTAGGTAATATATTTTTATATGCCTTCCACTGGGATGGGTAGGAGGTCTGTGCATAATAACTTTTTCCATAAAACGGTTAAGTTCCGCTGTAGAAATCCGCTTTTCACTTTCTTCTTCAATTTTAGCTACCGTTTCCATTATCCTATGGATGCGCTGAGTTGTTTTTGCAGAAATAAAAAGCACGGGGGCAAATTGCAGAAAGGGCATTTGGTAATGTAATTCCTTCAGATACTTATTGATAGTATTGGTTTCTTTTTCTATTAAGTCCCATTTATTATAGACCACCATAATTTCTTTCATTTTGCGTTTCGCATAGCTGGCAATTTTAATATCTTGAACGCTAAGTTCTTCATCTGCCGTGAGTACTAAAACCACAATATCACATCTGTCTATGGCTTCAATTGTTCTTAAGGTAGAAAAATATTCCACTCCATAATTAACTCTGGTTTTTCGTCTTAGTCCCGCAGTATCAATTAAAATATAATCCTTATTATGGTAGCGGAAAGGACTATCTATAGCATCTCTGGTTGTGCCAGGAATTTCAGTTACAATCAATTTTGGATTGCCTAAAAGCAGATTTACAATAGAACTTTTGCCTACATTGGGTTTTCCGACAACAGCAATGCGCGTAGCAGAGGACTTTTCTTCCAGTTGAAAAATGGATTGTGTTCCCGGAATGCGTTCTATTACGGCGTCTAAAAAATCACCCGTATTGCGTCCTTGGGAAGCGGAAATAGGAATAACATCGCCAAAACCAAGCTGCAGGAAATCATAAACCTCCCATTCGTATTTTTCATTATCAGCTTTATTGGCAACCAGCATAACTTTATCTTTATGCGGATAAAGGATTTTTGCAATTTCCTTGTCAATATCTGTTGTGCCGGTTTGAGCATCTACCATAAATATAATTAAATCGCTTTCGTCAATAGCTAACATCACCTGGTGCAGAACCATTTTGTCAATGGTCTCTATGCTGTTAAAAACAATTCCGCCTGTATCTACCAGTTTAAATATTTTCCCATTCCATTCCACATCTTCATATTTACGATCTCTTGTAATTCCCGCTTCAAAATCAACTATAGCAGAACGCTTACGGCATAAGCGATTGAAAAGTGTGGATTTTCCTACATTCGGACGACCCACGATGGAAACGATGTATTTTCTCATTGTTAATTTAGTTTTTTAGTTCTGGAGTGCAGGAGTGCTGGAGTTTGGAATTTCTGAAATCATTAGGATAGCGGATTGCAAATTAGTTAGTTGCTTCATCGGTTTTAAGAGCTTTATTGAGGGAGGAAAGCGGAGACCGAATTAAATTTATCTGCTTAAAGACATTATTTGTTTTATCTTCATTAAGATAACCTAATTTTCTGGCTATTTCCCTTTGAGTTTCCCATCTTGCCAGTTTACCCGAAATAATATTCCGAAAGTTTTTATCTTCTTTAGCATTTTTGGCTTCTGCACAGCTTGCTATATTGGAAGGAATAGCAATAGCAGTTTGGGTAATTTCCTGAGATAAAACGAATTTTTCTTCTTCAGGCAGTTCTTTAGCTAATTCATAAACATTTGGCGCTAATTGCCTTCCTTTTTCCCATATATCAAGGTTTTTATTTATTTTCATTTCTCTTCTCCTGTGCTTAATTGACTTTTATATTTCCTTTACTTTGAATAAAAAAACCAATTTCTGTAGTGCTTCATTTTGTCAACCCTCATCTGCTGCTGCCATGGGTGGTAAAGGTAAAAAGTATCCCCTCTTAATATCCTTTCCTAGCAGATGCATATAATTGTCAACAATAATTGGAGGAATCAGTGGGTGGTAAAGGTAAAAAGTATCCCCTCTTAATATCCTTTCCTATCAGATGCATATAATTGTCAACAATAATTGGAGGAATCAGGGGAATGGGTTTATCAGTATTCAATTCGGATTGGAAGATTTGTTCAGGGTTTTGATTATATCTACCTCTATTATTTCTATAAGAATTGAACCAGATTTGGTAGGCGAAAGTTTTAGCCAAGAGCTCGGTTTCATTATTTGGTTTTTCTTAAGATAAAGAATTCTTCTTCAATAAGGTTATGAAAGGACTCCACATCACTATTCCAGGTAGGTCTTCGGTAGGGAATAAGAAAATGAGTTGCCTGATATTTTTCCTTTACTATTTTTTCAAATAAAGTTACTTTTCGGTCAGTAGGATTAATGAATTCTTTTCCATTATCAGTTTGGATAATAATAGTTTGAGGATTTATGCCATAGTTTTGAAGAGAAGAGAGCAAGTAGTCGATAAACAGAGCTGTAGCAGTAGATGATTTTTCGTAGCTATAAGCAAGATAGATAGCACCGGTTTTATAATCCCTGGCAGAGATAAGATATAGAGGGAAATGATGTTCCCATCTCCAGATTTCGAATTCAGGAATATCGGTTAGATATTTTATATCTATTTGGAACCGGCTAAATACTTTCTTTTGTTTTCGGACTTCCTGCATATCTTTGCGTTTCTTATATTTTTTTCTTTTCGGCAAAATCAGACCAGCATCTTTGATTACTCTATGGATAGAGACATGCGAGAAGTTGAGTTCCAGGACTTCTTTGATTCTTCTCGCACCCCAACCTGGGTGAGCTTTGCGACATTTAATAATCTGCAGTTCTGTTTCTTTATCAATCTTGATTAGACAGTGTGTTTTTTTACGGGAAAGATCATTCAAACCATCCTCCTTATATTGTTGGTATCGCTTTACCCATTTACGCACTGTTTTAACCGTTGTCTGATACTGGCGAGCGCAGGGTTTAATTCCATATTTTAGCGCATCCTGAACCATCTGCAGACGATAAGTCTTGACATCCTGACTACCAATAATTTTTTTGTTTTCCATATAGGTATTCATAACGGTTGCATATCCCGATATACTGTCGAGATGGCAACCATTTTTTTTAATATAGGTATTCATAACGGTTGCATTCCCTCTGCCTGTCTCAATAACACCCATTTATATATTTTTTTATCTTTTCTTTTACCAGTTTTTGCTTAGTGCCATTTATAATCTCTGGCAGGGGGGTACTTATACCCTTTACTAGCCACCATATTAGGTGAAATCGTAGCGTCGTAATGAGTCCAGCCAGGAGCCCCGGATTCAAAATCCTCGCTATAAGCCACTATTTCATATCTGTTCTTTGTGGAATTATCAGGTGAAAAATTGTTCTCAAGAACCTGATAAGAAAATAAGAAACTTACACACTGAGTTATTAAGATGAATATATAAATTCGCTTCATTTTTTCCTCCTTCTGGAAATAAAGCTAAATTAGCTGTTATTATTTGTAAAGAATATAACAGGTCGTGGTAAACAAAGTAAAGATAATTTATGAGTGTATTGGTAGGGATATTTGATTTCTGCAAAGATAAAAGACCACTCAGCTACGGAGAACCATAAAAAAATAAAAATTATAACCAACATTTCAAAAATCATCTGCTTTGCCTACAAAAAACCATTCTTGCTTTTTGTGCTTTTTTGCTCCAGGTAAGAAACGCTTATCATAGTAGAACTAACTGATTTGAATGCGGAATAAATATTAAAAATGATAATTGTTCCTCTCAACTATGAAATATATCTATTGTTTTCATCTATAATAAAATCAAAATGAAAGTAATTTGTTTCAGTTGCATTTGAAGATGGGAACGATATTTTTCTTCTTTCATATTCCTCATCATATCTCATTATTTCTCCTTACTTGCAAATAGAAATCATCCCTTACACGCAGAATTTTTAATTTCTTCAATTCACTGAATATAATATAAACCAATTCTCTGAGTTGCCAACCCATTTTTTACTAACTGTATTTTTTAGGTTAATAGAGCTATTCTACAGTTCTATTTGCCAAAACTGTTAAATTGCTTATTTTGTCTTATAAGCTGTGACGCAAGGGGAGGAAAAAATTATGAACAAGGCATTTTGCGAAAAGCTTTCTCATCTTAGTATTGAGGGAACTGCTGAAGAAATAGTGCATCGTTTTATAGAGCATCTCAAATTTGATTTGGGCAAAGACGAATTTTCAGCAACTCCTTATGATTGTTATGTTAGTTTTGCCTCGGCAGTTAAGGATATTCTGATGGATC
Protein-coding regions in this window:
- the purF gene encoding amidophosphoribosyltransferase is translated as MCGIIGVFGNDNAGRLAAVGLFAEQHRGQESCGMAVSDGLLIRLHKKMGLVKEVFHEEQLNALPGKIAIGHVRYPTKGSATEFNTQPHLVETLSGPCYALASNGDIVNYAQVRKMLENEKVYFKSDNDAELLVKYIAYRILHYKENIGDAIRNLMRDIKGAYSSVLCTPTELYMFRDPYSIRPMIWGKTPEGTVIVASESCALDTLGVQDRKEVPPAGIIKVSDSKIEVLDNDPNLYREGNCEKHCIFEQIYFSRPDSFHFGENVYAVREKIGAALALQDEGLNPDLVVPVPDSSNFIGLGYANQNGIPLSLGLIRNHYIGRTFIKPEQAVRDESVRQKFNVLPNFFNGKRIVLIDDSIVRGTTIRKIVRLIKDAGAAEIHLRIGSPQIKHSCYYGIDTPTTEELIANRRTLEEIREITGVDSLKHLPLTDLKTCVHCPENYCYACFDGNYPVGVPDVYN
- the plsY gene encoding glycerol-3-phosphate 1-O-acyltransferase PlsY is translated as MSFNNFLPYIILLFAYLLGSIPIGLIVGKVFYHKDIRKEGSGNIGATNALRAFGTSTGLIVLLLDMAKGFIPVMLATSFLEKGSPFIALTALLVILGHIFPLYLGFKGGKGVATASGAFLALTPLSLLIALITFIIVVAVFRYVSLASICAAFVFQWHCFALLLKEAKPDYATVILVAIVVLMIISKHKSNLERLLNKTEPKLKFTKKGN
- the der gene encoding ribosome biogenesis GTPase Der, whose amino-acid sequence is MRKYIVSIVGRPNVGKSTLFNRLCRKRSAIVDFEAGITRDRKYEDVEWNGKIFKLVDTGGIVFNSIETIDKMVLHQVMLAIDESDLIIFMVDAQTGTTDIDKEIAKILYPHKDKVMLVANKADNEKYEWEVYDFLQLGFGDVIPISASQGRNTGDFLDAVIERIPGTQSIFQLEEKSSATRIAVVGKPNVGKSSIVNLLLGNPKLIVTEIPGTTRDAIDSPFRYHNKDYILIDTAGLRRKTRVNYGVEYFSTLRTIEAIDRCDIVVLVLTADEELSVQDIKIASYAKRKMKEIMVVYNKWDLIEKETNTINKYLKELHYQMPFLQFAPVLFISAKTTQRIHRIMETVAKIEEESEKRISTAELNRFMEKVIMHRPPTHPSGRHIKIYYLTQAAVKPPTFIFFCNTPSLITENYRRYLHNQLREMFKFEGVSIKLIFKGRKKGEDKLELQ
- a CDS encoding four helix bundle protein, which codes for MKINKNLDIWEKGRQLAPNVYELAKELPEEEKFVLSQEITQTAIAIPSNIASCAEAKNAKEDKNFRNIISGKLARWETQREIARKLGYLNEDKTNNVFKQINLIRSPLSSLNKALKTDEATN
- a CDS encoding helix-turn-helix domain-containing protein, whose protein sequence is MNTYIKKNGCHLDSISGYATVMNTYMENKKIIGSQDVKTYRLQMVQDALKYGIKPCARQYQTTVKTVRKWVKRYQQYKEDGLNDLSRKKTHCLIKIDKETELQIIKCRKAHPGWGARRIKEVLELNFSHVSIHRVIKDAGLILPKRKKYKKRKDMQEVRKQKKVFSRFQIDIKYLTDIPEFEIWRWEHHFPLYLISARDYKTGAIYLAYSYEKSSTATALFIDYLLSSLQNYGINPQTIIIQTDNGKEFINPTDRKVTLFEKIVKEKYQATHFLIPYRRPTWNSDVESFHNLIEEEFFILRKTK